One genomic region from Natrinema caseinilyticum encodes:
- the thiE gene encoding thiamine phosphate synthase gives MNPASWRTYLVTQASLSGDRSTPEIVREAIDGGVDVVQLREKGSSARSRYELGHELRELTADAGVDLIVNDRIDIASAIDADGVHVGQSDLPISAARDLLGSDAIVGCSTSTVAEARTAETEGADYLGVGAVYGTSSKAVADEKDGIGPERIARIADAVSIPLVGIGGITADNAGPVVEAGAAGVAVISEITTATEPRVATETLAAAVETPKAVDTGTFSE, from the coding sequence ATGAATCCCGCGAGCTGGCGGACCTATCTCGTGACGCAGGCGTCGCTTTCGGGCGACCGATCGACGCCGGAGATCGTCCGCGAGGCTATCGACGGTGGGGTCGACGTCGTCCAACTCCGCGAAAAGGGCTCGAGCGCTCGATCGCGGTACGAACTCGGACACGAACTGCGCGAACTGACGGCGGACGCGGGCGTCGATCTGATCGTCAACGATCGGATCGATATCGCATCGGCGATCGACGCCGACGGCGTTCACGTCGGACAGTCGGATCTGCCGATCTCGGCCGCCCGGGACCTGCTGGGTTCGGACGCGATCGTCGGCTGTTCGACGTCCACGGTCGCGGAGGCCCGTACCGCGGAAACCGAGGGGGCGGATTACCTCGGCGTCGGAGCCGTCTACGGAACGTCCTCGAAAGCGGTCGCCGACGAGAAAGACGGAATCGGCCCGGAACGGATCGCCAGGATCGCCGACGCGGTCTCGATTCCCCTCGTCGGCATCGGTGGCATCACGGCCGACAACGCGGGCCCTGTAGTGGAGGCGGGCGCAGCCGGCGTAGCGGTCATCAGCGAGATCACGACGGCCACAGAGCCGCGGGTCGCGACCGAAACGCTTGCAGCCGCCGTCGAAACGCCGAAGGCCGTCGATACCGGAACGTTCTCAGAATGA
- the thiM gene encoding hydroxyethylthiazole kinase, whose amino-acid sequence MSVTDTAEVDLADSVRTVREREPLVQSLTNTVTINDVANVTLHWGGLPVMADSSGDAGEMADLAHAVLINTGQVPDGRVEAMHEAGRKANERGVPVVLDPVGVGSTPSRQAVVESLLSEIDFTVINGNYGEISALAGVEAEVKGVESVGEYESIERTACSLAESTDSIVVASGIDDVVADSDGAVRLAAGHEMLGEVVGTGCMLGGTIATFCGAIADAPTAAVHGTLGFGIAGERAADLGYTGPGSYRTNFRDAVSGITADVAAAVDLEQRIEQVR is encoded by the coding sequence ATGAGTGTGACCGACACCGCTGAAGTCGACCTCGCGGACTCAGTCCGGACGGTCCGAGAGCGGGAGCCGCTCGTGCAGTCGCTGACCAATACGGTGACGATCAACGACGTCGCGAACGTGACGCTCCACTGGGGTGGATTGCCCGTGATGGCCGACTCGTCGGGCGACGCCGGAGAGATGGCGGATCTCGCACACGCAGTCCTGATCAACACCGGCCAGGTACCGGACGGTCGCGTCGAAGCGATGCACGAGGCCGGCCGGAAAGCCAACGAACGGGGCGTTCCCGTGGTCCTGGATCCCGTCGGCGTCGGATCGACGCCGTCCCGTCAGGCAGTGGTCGAGAGCCTCCTGTCCGAGATCGACTTCACCGTCATCAACGGAAATTACGGTGAAATAAGCGCGCTCGCGGGCGTCGAAGCAGAAGTCAAGGGCGTCGAATCCGTCGGCGAGTACGAATCGATCGAGCGGACGGCGTGCTCTCTCGCCGAGTCGACGGATTCGATCGTCGTCGCGTCGGGCATCGACGACGTCGTCGCGGATTCCGACGGTGCCGTCCGGCTCGCCGCCGGCCACGAGATGCTGGGAGAAGTCGTCGGGACGGGGTGCATGCTCGGCGGTACCATCGCGACATTCTGTGGCGCCATCGCGGACGCCCCGACGGCCGCCGTCCACGGCACGCTCGGATTCGGCATCGCCGGCGAGCGCGCGGCCGACCTCGGGTATACCGGGCCGGGGAGCTACCGGACGAACTTCCGGGACGCCGTCTCCGGCATTACGGCCGACGTCGCCGCGGCCGTCGACCTCGAGCAGCGCATCGAACAGGTTCGTTGA
- a CDS encoding DUF7553 family protein: MTRDELENAAESIERAADEASDETATDRLRNQSEQFAAYATADRGPDHGQLARHEHILNEIADEESGDVASNLEDALESISAFRETVEGV, encoded by the coding sequence ATGACCCGCGACGAACTCGAAAACGCAGCCGAATCGATCGAACGAGCAGCGGACGAAGCGTCCGACGAGACGGCGACGGATCGGCTTCGGAACCAATCGGAACAGTTCGCGGCGTACGCGACGGCCGACCGCGGCCCCGACCACGGCCAACTCGCGCGACACGAACACATTCTGAACGAAATCGCCGACGAGGAAAGCGGCGACGTCGCGTCGAACCTCGAGGACGCGCTCGAGTCGATCAGCGCGTTCCGAGAGACCGTCGAGGGCGTCTAA
- a CDS encoding rubrerythrin family protein, whose protein sequence is MTDPETFVETVSEENQTALSRLGSSKSLYADTGGEIDTEPVLEATADAEYAAWQTFAGWADDEATDEVRAAFEATADEERSHYETVVDELGDDEYDPSDVPTLHEYLRDLEDTVERVGGFVGRLLASKRSKDQVVGYFVGDADPQTASLFREFGEDLDDQLERATDLLETVCQSDDDWERAEGAATGAIQAAYDEYVETLEGLGANPKPVC, encoded by the coding sequence ATGACCGATCCGGAGACGTTCGTCGAGACAGTTAGCGAAGAGAACCAGACCGCACTCTCACGACTCGGGTCGTCCAAGTCGCTGTACGCCGACACGGGCGGCGAGATCGACACCGAACCCGTCCTCGAGGCGACCGCCGACGCCGAGTACGCCGCCTGGCAAACGTTCGCCGGGTGGGCAGACGACGAGGCCACGGACGAGGTGCGCGCCGCGTTCGAAGCTACCGCCGACGAGGAGCGATCTCACTACGAAACCGTCGTCGACGAACTCGGTGACGACGAGTACGACCCGTCCGACGTTCCGACCCTTCACGAGTATCTCCGCGACCTGGAGGACACCGTCGAACGCGTCGGCGGGTTCGTCGGCCGACTCCTCGCGAGCAAGCGGTCGAAAGATCAGGTCGTCGGCTACTTCGTCGGCGACGCCGACCCCCAGACCGCCAGCCTGTTTCGGGAGTTCGGCGAGGACCTGGACGACCAACTCGAGCGCGCGACCGACCTGCTCGAAACGGTCTGCCAGAGCGACGACGACTGGGAGCGCGCCGAGGGGGCGGCGACGGGCGCGATCCAGGCCGCGTACGACGAGTACGTCGAGACGCTCGAGGGGCTGGGCGCGAACCCGAAACCCGTCTGCTGA